CTTGGTATAattctccctcaccaacaaccaacccgtAATCACACTCTGCGACATCCCCAGCGGGAACTCAAAGCTCTGCCTCTTGACAGTAGTaacacacccacccacccactcgACCCGAAAGTAGTAGTTCACCCTTTGCTATCTGTCTCGCGGAATGTGATGGGGGCATCCCCGGACCCAATGGTGTGTCGTCGTCACCCATTCCTCTGCGTAGACTGCTAAAAATCAACCGAGAACCGATCTTGATCCCCGGATTGAAGGTCTGCGTGCCCCGGAAAGTCGCTCTCCTTGAAGCAGTTGTTCGTTCCTCTCGTCAACGGCTTGGtattggggttggaggtagGGATAGGAACCGTTGGTTTGGTCGAGGTCCTCCCCTTAACCAACGTGTACACATTCCATCCAGGCCCGCCGGGGGTGGGTGCCACGCCTGTGTCATCAGACCACGGCGACGTGTAGGCTGCCCTTCGGGGGCAATTGGAAGATGTGTacgttgtcgttgttgtggGCTTCATACAgccggaggcggtggagggctCGGTGGATGTGCAGGTTGTCTTCatggtgagcttggtggaGGTCGAATAGAGTCTGCAGTGCACTGTTTTGTGGACGACGGCCTGGCTGTTCACTGCATTGAGTTCACTTGCatgttggtggcggtgaagTTCGGTCGAATGGAGTCCCGCCGGTGATGGAGTTTTCATCACGGTCAACCAAGCCGGCAAAGCATGGTCATTCACCATTTACGATGGAATCATCGGCATGGATGTGGCGTGAGACAGGGAACCTGGAGGCCTGGCTCCTTGACTCCTTGATCTATGCCTTCACTAACGTGAGAGGGGTGCTTCTACCGGAAGTGGTCCGTACCCTCGTAGACTTTTCGTTCTACTTCAGGGCAGCGATATCTCCATCTTTTGCAGGCTGACATCTCACCTACCCGGAGTCGTAACATCTGCGAACCTTTGGGCGTCACGATGGCCACTCTGCCTATCCCTTTCCGACGctgaaagaagaaggctgcagCGTTGCTGTTCCAGCTCAGTCCAATCGTCTGGGCTCTCGTCCATCCGCGTCTCGGAGACATCAATCAGCCAGCAATGTAAGCACTCTGCCACCAGTCCCATGCCCAGTCTTTTGCAGAGGACATGGTGTGGTAAGCACAGTTGCCAATTCCAAACGACAGACACCAAGCCAACGGAGATgccaccaaccacagcagGGTACTTACTTTGGCCCGTCAGAATGCGAACGTTTATGGAACAAGGGACCCCGATGGGCCTCGATTGCTTGTATCTCTGCACGTGGGCAACTTGCGGTGCAGCCTCATGCGTGCTCAACCGCCGCGAACTACGCTATCCAACCGTCGACGTCCATCTTTCAGGAAATGCTACTTCCAGTCTTCGCAAGCGACTTTTCCATCAGGACCGTTTCATGTGGTCACCGGAGGACATAGACAGAAACCCGACTTCAAACCTGGGCTACAGCCGAATCGGATTGGACCAACAGTTTGCTGACTACCGCGATTATCACCTGCTTATCCTCGAGTAGGGCCCAGAGCAAACGGTTGCCAAACAGAGAGTAATTCCGGATGTTGATGGCAAGGCCTTCCAATAGGAACCAATATGGTACATGGCCGTACTGTCGTGGCCATTGTGAGTGACAGAGCCGTGTGAATGGCCCATATTTGGGAAACGGCTGATAGGGGGCTTGTCATAATGGCCCGTAGGTCTTGGGCGCCTTGGTAGGATGGCAGCCTGGATATCGGGTGTCTGGCAAGCGAGTTCGGCCTGGGTGAGATGTATCCCCGTACGATCTTCTTTCTTGGGTTCTTGATCTTTGAAGCATGTCTGCTGCTGGGTATGGCCTTCCATATTCTTACTAGAAGCAGACGCACTGCTGGAACCTGTTGTAAAGTTAACGCGGGCATTCAACCCAGCAAGAGGGGAGCCGAGTCAGGTTCCATAAGACATGGTCATTGGGCTTCAAGCGCCACCTCGAACGCAGAGACTGCTGCTTTCGTCACATGACAGCGAGCCTTACGCCCTGAAGCTATTCAGATAGTTCATGCTCAACCAGTGAACGTGGGTGTCTCCACTGGCTTTGCAGCCCTAAAGATTGCATTATCAACCACCACGCGGATAGTGGGCTTGGCATGTCATATGCGTTTCACTATCCATCTTATTTCTCATCAAGTGCTTACGTTCCAGCGGCCTATTCCCAATATGTTGTCTATCGCACAACGTTGACATGAAAGCCCTGAGTTACCACAAAAATACCATCGCACCATAGTCATCGCCACCCGCAGAGCTAGGTACCGAAATAAGATGCCTAGAGCTTGGCGCcaccttcatcatcatcatcatcctcctcctccttacGACCGCGAGTGACACTCAACTGACCCATCAATCTGCTGACCTCCTCCATAGACTCTCCCTCCATGTACTCCCCCTGGTCACCATCagtctcatcctccacctcctccacctcctccaacaccaacctcccccgcctACCACGACCTTGAACACTCCCACTTCCACTACCCATATTCCCATGCAGGCCAGCCTGCGCTtgcatcaacctcccctccgtcaaaccacccctcacGCTCCCCGCAGCTGTGACCGCAGACCCAAACGGATCCGAAGGCGTAGCCCGACTATCATGTctactccccctccatcccctcctctccaccaacagccccGTCACCTCCTTTTTCAGCGTCTTGATCATCTCCTCAATCacattcttcctctccctcaccaacattTCCACTGCCCCATTCACCATCGACCCCTGGATGATATCCGCCACCCTCCACCTATGATACAAATTGCCGTGTCCCTTTCTCCTATCCACCTTGGCGGGAGAAGCATCAAAGTACATGTCACACAGCATGCAAGTGGGCTTGGAACAGCCGATGTACCTCCCGAATTTATCCTCCATGAAGAAATCCCAATGTGCATCCTCCCTGCCAGGGGAAGGGCAAAGGGTCTCCCTGCGGAGGTTGGACAAGAGTGTTACTTCTGCATggacggtggtgatgtatTTGGGGTCTTTGATGGAATTTTTGAGGCCGGCGTCGAAATCCCTGGCTTGGAGCTGGGGGGAAAAGAAGTCGTAAGCGTCGTGAACTTCAACGTCGGTGGtgaggcggttgaggaggtctTTGCCTGTGCACATTCTTTCCTTGATCTGGAGGGGGCTGGGGAGCTTagctggggaggggtatgGGATGACTTCGGGGGACTCGAAGAGGTCGGGCCATTTCCCGCGGGCGACAATGAAGACGCGGATGGCGAGGGTATATGAGTGGAGGCGGCCGATGGCGTGGCGAGTTTTGATCCAAGGGGAAGCGGGGCTGTCGTTCTCTGGGGACGATTTCGAGACGTTCTCCGAGGAGGGGGCTTTGAggcggaggaaggaggcaaaggaggaggtgtgggATTTTTTGAGGGCCATGAGGAGGCGGTAAGTTTCTTGGGTGACTGTTGAGGTGAGATGTTAGTTGTGGACAGACTTGGGACGAAGATAACATGGGGACCTAGCATGGCACATACAGGACAGGAGATCATGGGGCCAAGAGGCCACCGCTGCCTCGGCAATCGGAAGTAGCTCCCGCAGGCGTCCTGCCATTGTGGCTGGTTTGTGTCAGCTTTAGCTCCCATCGATAGATTTCCAGGTGCCAGTAACTTACCCTCAGCGCCAGAGTCCTTGGCGCAGCTCTCAAGGCAAAGTCCAATATTGTCAACCAATGTTCTGAGGTACTTGTACAGGCGCCACCGACAGTACGCGATGACCTTCTTCAACAGACTGTCCGAGACGGCCTTGACCTTGGCTTCATCTTCCAGATCTTGCCCTTTCATGCTTCCAAGTACTTTCAAAATCTCGTCAGACAAAAACTTCTTGACCCCGGCCATCTGTGTCTTGGTGCGACTATTAGAGGCAATCCAGTATTCCACCTGACCAGGCTGGACAATCATGGCGCTCGTGACGGTGTCTCCCCCATGCTTGGTATCACAAATTTGCGCAATCTTGTTGACAAAGCACCTATACAGGGCGCGATCGTCGTCGGGGGTGGTAACAATAGAGTCATCGTCCGGCGTATGGGGGTTCGACACATGGGGAAGTGCATTATTCAGGGCACAGAAGAGGTGAATGGCCCCATAAAGTCGCTTTGCCTGGCTGGGAGCTAGCGGGACGGGTGTGGAGGTTTGAGCGGGGAGTGTTGCGCTGGGCATGTTGAGGGAATGTTTGAACGGAACGAAGGGGGTCAGAAGATAATTCAGTGAAGGATTTGAGATGTTTCGACGGGCAACTTGATTAAGAACCGTGATCTGGTTAGTAGAGCACACGAAACGAGAATGACGGGAGAAGCAACTTGAAATTTATAATCATCCCACCATCTCAGCTAGGGACCTGGTGATGTCGTCTGTCGTCTTCGCATTGTCCGTATGCCCCTCTCCCCTGTATGCCTCTTTGGCGGGAGGATACAGGAAATCTGCCTCGAACAAGCTTGGGTCGCAACCTGGGCCAACTCACTGGTTAGTGATTGGAGGATTGGCTGGTTGGATGACCACATCGCTCgacccatcaccaaccaaagGTTTCAAGGCGTCCATCGGCAACAAACAGAACGAAGAGTCGAGAAATGACGGTCAGTTTTGTTCTTTGAGATTCTGGCAGGAAAGCAGAAGTTTGTGGGCGAGCTGTGGCAGAATGATTGACTTGTGGGGGGTCGGTCCAATGATAACAGTTCGACTGGGTCCAGTTGGCGTTCCGCCGTGTCACCGTGGCAGCGCTGTCTTGCGTGCCGAGACTGtgggcctcggcctcggtgcATATTCCGGCAGTGCGCTAACCATGCCGGCGCGCAGGTTGCCTTGGAAGCATAGGGACCCCGTTGCGGGCCTCAAACCCGCTCCTCTCAGAATAATGGTGCCTCCGGATTGCGAACCACGGTGGGCCAGCACAATGTTCCTCGGCCAGCTGATTTGGGCTTAGTATTTGAGTAACCGTATTTGCCCTTGAAACAGAATGTCAGTTGTCTTGGAGGGTCCAGTGGAACACGCGCTGGGTTTGCATCTACCTTATGTAATGCTCAAGTTGTCAGGGAGAAGTTCGACATTGAGAAACTAGGGAGCACCGAGGGGTAAGGGAACGGATGTCGAATGACCTTTAGTTGCAACACTGTTACTGACCGGTGGTGTGGGAACGATAGTCACCATCGGCTGCTACTGTCACCAACTCAACCAACACATCTGTCTTCATCCCCACATTACAACACTTTCACTTGACGCTAAACATTCTGCAGGCTTGCAAATTGGCATGCTTGAGTTTCTGTAAGTCCCACACCCATTGTTACCAGGGATAACGGCCCCAGATGTGGGACGAAAGCCAGGCGAGGTTGGGATTTCGGAACAGCAGTGGTAACGGTCCAGGTCGAATAGTACCTTTTCACAGGTCCCTCAGCTTGTGTTTGGTGCCTTCTCCCGCGGCAACATCGCAGACCAGGGTGCTGAAAGCGAATCGGACCAGGCCTGCCCTGACACTATTAGCACTTTGCATCCAGATTGCCACTGGTTCCCCATGCCTTCTAGCAGGGTGTCCAAAGGAAAACAGCGAGCATCGGAATGGGCGCCTTACGACCACCCCTCTTCTCTAATGGGTCATGAAATGTACGAGGAGCTTGTTCCGGGGCAGGGGGCCATCGATCCCAGGCTCCTACAAAATGACTTCGATCCGGCACCTCCTGAACCTTTGGACTATCCAGCTGGGCCGACTGAGTACATGGCTCCGGCTGAGGCCCAGCACGATACACCCGCTCTAGCTCCATCCACATACGTTACAGGGAGCCATCAGATTGACTACACCAACAACTACCGCGACGCTCAAAATCAGTTTCCCACGTCCCAGGTCGACAGCTTTGTGCCATCTTATCCTTCGAGTTCCGGCCACGAGTCTTAGTACTCCACGGCCCAACAGAACTCGAGTGTGCCTGCAACTTTGGATCTTGCAGTACAACAAGAAGCACAAACTGACCAAGACTTGCGACTTTTCTTCTCCGACCTTTCAGTTTCGAATCCACTTTTCACCGCTTCGGGGACAGCTTCAACGATTCCTTCCACCACTCCTTACACCTACCAAACGTtcgacaccaacaacagccaactCGCCTGCACAATCATTCCTACAGCAATGACGTCTCATGATATTGCACACACCAGTTACGAAGAACAGGACTACTCAGTGGACCCCAGTCTCTACCAACATGAAGACACCTCTTACTACACGGCTGGCGAAGCTTCTACTTCCTATGCACAGCCCTACTCACAAGAACTCGACACCACCGAAGCCTCGCCGACCAGCTCTGACCCCCATAAATGTTATGTTTGTGGAAAGTTCTTCAGGCGGAAATGTGATCTTGAGTTCGTCCAACCTGCATCACGCATCCTCTGAGTCTTCTCTAGCTGACACCCCACCCACAAACAGCAAGCATATGAACAATCACACCAAACGCCGCCAGTGCCCTTTCGTCGAttgtgaaggtggtggagccGAGACTAAAGACCTCAATCGACACCTGTGGACTCACCATCCCCAATATGCCTCTGCAGAGAACATCCCCAAGGACGAGGAGTGGTGCGGCTTCCAAGGGTGCGGGTATCATGGACGTCGGGACAATGTGAAGAGACATAGGGACAACCATAACCACTGGCCTTCGGCGTAAGAGAAGACAGTTGTGCTTGGGATCATTGGATATAATATTGGGTTCTCAATGGTTTTGCACCAAGTCATGACTTTCTGGGCATCATTCTGTTTCTTTGAAGGTTGTTATGTTGGATTTcctcttgtttctttttgatgaAGGCTTGTTACGACTCATGAGGACACCGTGATACCTCTACCCCTGTTTTAGCTTTGGCTTTTATGTCTCCACTCTTTCTTTGGGACCATTCTTGGAGCCCATTCTTGCCCACTTCTCATGTTTTTGAGCTATTCTTGGGTTGTTTTTTGAGCTTGGACGAAGACCAGGGCCTTTCTTTAGACAGATATTTCCTACAatgcaacaaccccccctttgCAATTTGGATTTGGCTTTTGCAAAGGAAGAGAAAACTTAGTATCCGCAAAACTGGCCGGGGTCTACATTCACCCAACTAACGATATAGGGCTGACACCAAGCAAGAACTGTGCTGCCTTGTGGCCAAGAAACATCACTGCCAGTCGTTGAGGGCTAACGGACCCGCACACTGCAGTCGACTGCAACTTTTGCACAGGTGTACGATTGGGTACTCTGGAATGGTCGCTGGGCAGGTCTTTCACGAGACGAAGTGGAATGTCATCAttaggggaagggggggtaaCTGCTGAgtggtggagtttgaggaaACATATATCATCGTCAGGCTCTACAATGAGAAGGTCTCAAGACGGCTCATTGAAATAACAAACACACTTTGAGTATATCTCTAGACAAACTGACAAGATAACTTGAAGAATCCTTCCCTCTGACGTAAATCTGGGTCATAACATCATTAAGAAATGCCAACTTAAAcaagaaaccaaaacaagCAGCAACCCATGCGTGTAAATTCCCAATCTTTGGAACAAAACACCCTATCAACGACGGCCGTGAACAAGCATATGTCGCTTCATGTTATCCGCCCTCTGAGTGTGTCCGCAGATCTCGCACCTCTTCTTGTGCCTTTGGACCCTCTTATCAGCACGAACATCAGCACGGTCACCATGGCTCTTAAGTTTGTGGCGATCCAGATCCTTCTGCTCTGCAAATCCTTTGCCACAGATGTTGCACTCTGTTGGCCTGCGGTGATTTTTTTGATGCTTTCTAAGCTTACCGGGCAGACTGAACGGTTTTGATCCTTTGCACCCAATATAGAGACAGTAGAATTTCCCGTCAATGACTGTGTACGGAACTTCAGATTTGGCCGGGTTGGTTTGGCTGGGTGGCTCGGTCATcgaggcggggaggggatAGATGATAAGATCATGTGCGTTTGCAGCAGGGAAAAGGTCGTTTGGCGTAGGCAGCACATTGATCTGGTGTGTGAAATTTGCCGACAGGGTGTCGTTGacggggttgttgaaggaaAACAGGAGGTCGTCGGGTAATGTTGAATCAGAACCATATTCTGACTCGTCTGGTATCAAAATGGTTGAATTGCTGGATATCTCGGATGATTGAGATGAAGAGCAAGGAAATCCGAACTCATTGTCGGGTGGCGTGTGCAATGAGACCACGGCGATTTCTGGAGTGGAAACGCTAGCTGAATATCCGTGTGGCGAGCTCTACAAGCTCA
The sequence above is a segment of the Podospora pseudoanserina strain CBS 124.78 chromosome 5, whole genome shotgun sequence genome. Coding sequences within it:
- a CDS encoding hypothetical protein (COG:S; EggNog:ENOG503P0P3); the protein is MPSATLPAQTSTPVPLAPSQAKRLYGAIHLFCALNNALPHVSNPHTPDDDSIVTTPDDDRALYRCFVNKIAQICDTKHGGDTVTSAMIVQPGQVEYWIASNSRTKTQMAGVKKFLSDEILKVLGSMKGQDLEDEAKVKAVSDSLLKKVIAYCRWRLYKYLRTLVDNIGLCLESCAKDSGAEATMAGRLRELLPIAEAAVASWPHDLLSFTQETYRLLMALKKSHTSSFASFLRLKAPSSENVSKSSPENDSPASPWIKTRHAIGRLHSYTLAIRVFIVARGKWPDLFESPEVIPYPSPAKLPSPLQIKERMCTGKDLLNRLTTDVEVHDAYDFFSPQLQARDFDAGLKNSIKDPKYITTVHAEVTLLSNLRRETLCPSPGREDAHWDFFMEDKFGRYIGCSKPTCMLCDMYFDASPAKVDRRKGHGNLYHRWRVADIIQGSMVNGAVEMLVRERKNVIEEMIKTLKKEVTGLLVERRGWRGSRHDSRATPSDPFGSAVTAAGSVRGGLTEGRLMQAQAGLHGNMGSGSGSVQGRGRRGRLVLEEVEEVEDETDGDQGEYMEGESMEEVSRLMGQLSVTRGRKEEEDDDDDEGGAKL
- a CDS encoding hypothetical protein (EggNog:ENOG503PRYQ); this encodes MTSHDIAHTSYEEQDYSVDPSLYQHEDTSYYTAGEASTSYAQPYSQELDTTEASPTSSDPHKCYVCGKFFRRKCDLDKHMNNHTKRRQCPFVDCEGGGAETKDLNRHLWTHHPQYASAENIPKDEEWCGFQGCGYHGRRDNVKRHRDNHNHWPSA